A single region of the Alteriqipengyuania flavescens genome encodes:
- the grxC gene encoding glutaredoxin 3: protein MPDSNDVVIYTKFGCPYCVRAKRLLDEKGVEYVEHDITMGGEKADEMRARKPDARTVPQIFVGDRALGGSDELAALEREGKLDEILGL from the coding sequence GTGCCAGATAGTAACGACGTCGTCATTTATACCAAGTTCGGCTGCCCGTATTGCGTGCGTGCGAAGCGGCTTCTCGACGAAAAGGGCGTCGAATACGTTGAGCACGACATCACGATGGGCGGCGAAAAGGCGGACGAGATGCGCGCCCGCAAGCCCGATGCGCGGACCGTGCCGCAGATTTTTGTCGGCGACCGCGCGCTTGGCGGGTCGGACGAGCTGGCAGCGCTGGAGCGCGAGGGCAAGCTCGACGAAATCCTCGGCCTCTAG
- a CDS encoding Hsp20 family protein, giving the protein MNRFDFTPYRRSTVGFDRLFELLESSARQNSGDNYPPFNIEKQGEDAYRITLAVAGMQPDDLDITAQQNLLTVTGRKRDDAPEGELLHVGIANRGFERRFELADYVRVADADLANGLLTIDLVREVPEAMKPKTIKLPGQSELKVVENKASDEGEEAADAA; this is encoded by the coding sequence ATGAACCGTTTCGATTTCACCCCCTATCGCCGTTCCACCGTCGGTTTCGACCGGCTGTTCGAGCTTCTCGAAAGCTCGGCGCGCCAGAACTCGGGCGATAATTATCCCCCCTTCAATATCGAGAAGCAGGGCGAGGATGCCTATCGCATCACCCTCGCCGTTGCCGGCATGCAGCCGGACGATCTCGACATCACCGCGCAGCAGAACCTGCTGACCGTGACGGGCCGCAAGCGCGACGACGCCCCCGAGGGCGAATTGCTGCATGTCGGCATCGCCAATCGCGGGTTCGAGCGCCGCTTCGAACTGGCCGATTACGTGCGGGTGGCCGATGCCGATCTCGCCAACGGCCTGCTCACCATCGACCTGGTGCGCGAAGTGCCCGAAGCGATGAAGCCCAAGACCATCAAGCTGCCGGGCCAGAGCGAGCTGAAGGTTGTGGAGAACAAGGCTAGCGACGAAGGCGAGGAAGCCGCAGACGCGGCCTGA